A genomic region of Anas acuta chromosome 25, bAnaAcu1.1, whole genome shotgun sequence contains the following coding sequences:
- the LOC137844548 gene encoding feather keratin 1-like, with product MSCYNRCLPCLPCGPCGPTPLANSCNEPCVQQCQDSTVVIQPSPVVVTLPGPILSSFPQNTAVGSSTSAAVGSILSSEGVPISSGGFGLSGLGSRFCGRRCFPC from the coding sequence ATGTCCTGCTACAACCGGTGCCTGCCGTGCCTGCCATGCGGACCCTGTGGCCCGACCCCGCTGGCCAACAGCTGCAATGAGCCCTGTGTCCAGCAGTGCCAGGACTCCACCGTCGTCATCCAGCCCTCTCCCGTGGTGgtgaccctgcccggccccatcctcagctccttcccgcaGAACACCGCCGTGGGAtcctccacctctgctgctgttggcagcatcctcagctctGAGGGAGTGCCCATCTCCTCTGGGGGCTTTGGCCTCTCCGGCTTGGGCAGCCGCTTCTGTGGCAGGAGGTGCTTCCCCTGCTAA